One genomic region from Amycolatopsis sp. FBCC-B4732 encodes:
- a CDS encoding glutamine synthetase family protein produces the protein MSQLDRAELAQQGAIRADGLRAAGVELVALTFVDNSGIARVKAVPVDRLWSAAAWGVGASNSFDFFLATDDIVGGTYSRGPVGDLRLHPDLDALVPLAAQPGWAWAPVRKYDTEGEPHPQDARALAAAATTELASHGYRARTAFELEWVITAADAPDDPRSATAGPAYGYARLSSQAGYLRALVSALSAQGVAVEQIHPEYAAGQFELSVAADDPVRAADVAVLTRETIRAVSGQHGLRASFTPKFAPGGVGNGGHVHLSVWDGDRNLCSGGDGPFGLTQTAEAFGAGILSRLPALLAIGAPSVVSYLRLEPHHWAGVFSAWGLENREAPLRLVQGPAGQRERTANFEVKCFDLTANPYLVVAALLFAGLAGVSASASLPEPVDVDPGTLPSATRLPTSLADAVTAFEADSVLTSAFGPELATTLMDVRRGEIDRLGSLPPEELCAVMRYLH, from the coding sequence ATGAGCCAGCTCGATCGGGCAGAACTCGCGCAGCAGGGCGCGATCCGGGCCGACGGCCTGCGCGCGGCCGGCGTGGAGCTGGTCGCGCTGACCTTCGTGGACAACAGCGGCATCGCCCGGGTCAAGGCCGTCCCGGTGGACCGGCTGTGGTCGGCGGCGGCGTGGGGCGTCGGCGCGTCGAACTCGTTCGACTTCTTCCTGGCCACCGACGACATCGTGGGCGGCACGTACTCGCGCGGCCCGGTCGGCGACCTGCGGCTGCACCCGGACCTCGACGCGCTGGTGCCGCTGGCGGCGCAGCCGGGCTGGGCGTGGGCGCCGGTCCGGAAGTACGACACCGAGGGCGAGCCGCACCCGCAGGACGCGCGGGCGCTGGCCGCGGCCGCGACGACCGAGCTGGCCTCGCACGGTTACCGGGCACGGACGGCGTTCGAGCTCGAATGGGTGATCACCGCGGCCGACGCGCCGGACGACCCGCGCTCGGCCACCGCGGGCCCGGCCTACGGCTACGCGCGGCTGTCCTCGCAGGCGGGCTACCTGCGCGCGCTCGTGTCGGCGTTGTCCGCGCAAGGCGTTGCGGTGGAACAGATCCACCCGGAATACGCGGCGGGGCAGTTCGAGCTGTCGGTGGCGGCGGACGACCCCGTGCGCGCGGCCGACGTCGCGGTGCTGACGCGGGAGACGATCCGGGCGGTCAGCGGGCAGCACGGGCTGCGGGCCTCGTTCACACCGAAGTTCGCACCGGGCGGCGTCGGCAACGGCGGCCACGTCCACCTGAGCGTCTGGGACGGCGACCGCAACCTGTGCTCCGGCGGCGACGGTCCCTTCGGGCTGACGCAGACGGCGGAGGCGTTCGGCGCCGGGATCCTCTCCCGGCTGCCGGCGCTGCTGGCGATCGGCGCGCCCTCGGTGGTGAGCTACCTGAGGCTGGAGCCGCACCACTGGGCGGGTGTGTTCAGCGCGTGGGGCCTGGAGAATCGCGAGGCACCGCTGCGGCTGGTGCAGGGCCCGGCCGGCCAGCGCGAGCGGACGGCGAACTTCGAGGTCAAGTGCTTCGACCTGACGGCGAACCCGTACCTGGTGGTGGCGGCGCTGCTGTTCGCGGGACTGGCGGGCGTTTCGGCGTCGGCGTCACTGCCGGAACCGGTGGACGTCGATCCGGGAACGCTCCCGTCGGCGACGCGCCTGCCGACGTCGCTGGCGGACGCGGTGACGGCGTTCGAAGCGGATTCGGTGCTGACGTCGGCGTTCGGCCCGGAGCTGGCGACGACGCTGATGGACGTCCGCCGCGGCGAAATCGACCGGCTCGGTTCGCTGCCGCCGGAGGAGCTGTGCGCGGTGATGCGGTACCTACATTGA
- a CDS encoding peptidoglycan recognition family protein, translating to MDFDLGHLPRRTFLRGVAGVAAAGAAGLAIPRAAEAATEPRVYSCAEWGARPPADALTTLDHPANRILIHHIASANSTDYSRAHAFQVARDDQHDHMDNNGWSDTGQHFTVSRGGYRLEGRHGSLDALRGRTTMIQGAHCPGQNTNAIGIENEGTYTSVEPPEAQWAALVVFCAHVCRQYGIPVDEIKGHRDFYNTECPGDRLYAKLPQLRDEVKASM from the coding sequence ATGGACTTCGACTTAGGACACCTCCCGCGACGCACGTTCCTCCGCGGCGTCGCGGGTGTCGCTGCCGCGGGAGCAGCCGGGCTCGCGATACCCCGTGCAGCGGAAGCAGCGACCGAACCGCGGGTCTACAGCTGTGCCGAGTGGGGTGCGCGGCCGCCCGCCGATGCCCTCACCACGCTCGACCATCCCGCGAACCGCATCCTCATCCACCACATCGCGAGCGCCAACAGCACCGACTACTCCCGCGCCCACGCCTTCCAGGTCGCCCGCGACGACCAGCACGACCACATGGACAACAACGGCTGGTCCGACACCGGCCAGCACTTCACCGTCAGCCGCGGCGGGTACCGGCTCGAAGGGCGGCACGGCAGTCTCGACGCCCTGCGCGGCCGCACCACCATGATCCAGGGCGCGCACTGCCCCGGGCAGAACACCAACGCCATCGGCATCGAAAACGAAGGCACCTACACCAGCGTCGAGCCACCCGAAGCGCAGTGGGCGGCGCTCGTCGTCTTCTGCGCCCACGTCTGCCGCCAGTACGGCATCCCCGTGGACGAAATCAAAGGCCACCGCGACTTCTACAACACCGAGTGCCCCGGCGACCGCCTCTACGCCAAGCTGCCGCAGCTGCGGGACGAGGTGAAAGCCTCAATGTAG
- a CDS encoding Uma2 family endonuclease yields the protein MIHNAFLTPPRPDGWTVDDVLALPEEQTLLHRTDLVDGVLLVSPWPGLEHQRLLGKLQFALGLALPGGTELLPGVNVRLEGQRLMVPDLVILNRPGADTVAYAASDVLLAAEIVSPSTKVQDRILKRAIYAEALIPFYLLVEPQEPVGATLFELQGGEYELIAKSENGELHLTRPFEATLRL from the coding sequence ATGATCCACAACGCGTTCTTGACACCGCCACGACCGGACGGTTGGACAGTCGACGACGTCCTCGCTCTGCCCGAGGAGCAAACCCTGCTTCACCGGACCGACCTCGTTGACGGGGTACTCCTCGTGAGCCCGTGGCCGGGGCTGGAACACCAACGGCTTCTCGGGAAACTCCAATTCGCCTTGGGGCTCGCGCTGCCGGGCGGTACGGAGTTGCTGCCGGGCGTGAACGTACGCCTCGAAGGCCAGCGGCTGATGGTCCCGGACCTGGTGATCCTCAACCGTCCCGGGGCTGACACCGTCGCCTACGCGGCGAGTGATGTCCTGTTGGCAGCGGAAATCGTCTCGCCATCGACCAAGGTGCAGGACCGGATTCTCAAGCGCGCGATCTACGCCGAGGCGCTGATCCCGTTCTACCTCCTGGTCGAGCCGCAAGAACCGGTCGGTGCCACCCTTTTCGAGCTCCAAGGCGGCGAGTACGAGCTCATCGCCAAGAGCGAGAACGGCGAACTCCACCTCACCCGCCCCTTCGAGGCCACCCTCCGCCTCTGA
- a CDS encoding MerR family transcriptional regulator, with translation MTSYTPAQVTEKTGFTIDTLRYYERIGLLHHVGRTAGGRRVFTDQDVEFLQLLRCLRYTGMPVAEMLRFVELLRSGEATRDERVEVLREHERRVAAQISRLQEHQDHIRFKIRLYSGSEELAAAPA, from the coding sequence GTGACGTCCTACACCCCGGCTCAGGTGACCGAAAAGACCGGCTTCACCATCGACACCCTGCGGTACTACGAGCGCATCGGCCTGCTCCACCACGTCGGCCGCACGGCAGGCGGGCGGCGCGTGTTCACCGACCAGGATGTGGAGTTCCTGCAGCTCCTGCGCTGCCTGCGGTACACGGGCATGCCGGTGGCGGAGATGCTCCGGTTCGTGGAGCTGCTGCGCTCCGGCGAGGCGACCCGCGACGAGCGGGTGGAGGTCCTGCGCGAGCACGAACGGCGGGTGGCGGCGCAGATCTCGCGGTTGCAGGAGCACCAGGACCACATCCGGTTCAAGATCCGGCTGTACAGCGGGTCGGAGGAGCTGGCTGCCGCACCGGCGTGA
- the trpA gene encoding tryptophan synthase subunit alpha: MSGLDDLFATTRAEGRAALVGYLPAGFPTVAGSKDLIAACVDGGADLIEVGVPYSDPVMDGPTIQAASVTALDNGFRLKHVFEVVESIASRGGRAVVMTYWNPVNRYGVDRFARDLAAAGGLGLITPDLIPDEASAWLTASEEHGLDRTFLVAPSSSEERLARTAAASSGFIYATAVMGVTGARDQVGAGAEELVRRTRAHTSLPIGVGLGVRSGDQAAEVASFADAVIVGSALVTAAAEGPSGVRALSAELAEGVRRAVATA, encoded by the coding sequence ATGAGCGGGCTGGACGACCTCTTCGCGACAACGCGCGCGGAGGGCCGGGCCGCGCTGGTCGGCTACCTCCCGGCGGGCTTCCCCACGGTGGCCGGGTCGAAGGACCTGATCGCGGCGTGCGTGGACGGCGGCGCGGACCTGATCGAGGTCGGCGTCCCGTACTCCGACCCGGTGATGGACGGCCCGACCATCCAAGCCGCCTCGGTGACGGCGCTGGACAACGGCTTCCGCCTCAAGCACGTCTTCGAGGTCGTCGAGTCGATCGCTTCCCGCGGCGGCCGCGCGGTCGTGATGACTTACTGGAACCCGGTCAACCGCTACGGCGTCGACCGCTTCGCCCGCGACCTCGCGGCGGCGGGCGGCCTCGGCCTGATCACGCCGGACCTGATCCCGGACGAAGCCTCGGCGTGGCTGACGGCGTCGGAGGAGCACGGCCTGGACCGCACGTTCCTGGTGGCGCCTTCGTCGTCGGAGGAGCGCCTCGCCCGCACGGCGGCGGCCTCGTCGGGCTTCATCTACGCGACCGCGGTGATGGGTGTGACCGGCGCGCGCGACCAGGTCGGCGCGGGTGCCGAGGAGCTGGTCCGCCGCACGCGGGCCCACACGTCGTTGCCGATCGGCGTGGGCCTGGGCGTCCGTTCGGGCGACCAGGCGGCCGAGGTGGCGTCGTTCGCGGACGCGGTGATCGTGGGCTCGGCCCTGGTCACGGCGGCGGCGGAAGGTCCTTCCGGGGTGCGTGCGCTGTCCGCCGAGCTGGCCGAAGGCGTGCGCCGGGCGGTCGCCACCGCTTGA
- the trpB gene encoding tryptophan synthase subunit beta, translating into MTEQHDKHDPDERGYYGPYGGRFMPEALIGVVDEVATEYEKARHDPEFLNEFNRLLKDYAGRPSLLTEAKRFGEHAGGARVFLKREDLNHTGSHKINNVLGQALLTKRMGKKRVIAETGAGQHGVATATACALLDLDCVVYMGEVDTERQALNVARMRLLGAEVIPVKTGSRTLKDAINEALRDWVTNADTTHYLFGTAAGPAPFPTMVRNFHHVIGTEAREQILEQAGRLPDVVAACVGGGSNAIGIFSGFYDDPSVRLVGLEPGGEGIEGNRHGATLTKGTPGNLHGAMTYLLQDEDGQTVESHSISAGLDYPGVGPEHAWLKDTGRAEYRPVTDAEAMDAFKLLSRTEGIIPAIESAHALAGALVLGRELGPDGLIVVNLSGRGDKDMDTAAKWFGLVNG; encoded by the coding sequence GTGACGGAGCAGCACGACAAGCACGACCCGGACGAGCGGGGCTACTACGGCCCGTACGGCGGGCGGTTCATGCCGGAGGCGCTGATCGGCGTCGTCGACGAGGTCGCCACGGAGTACGAGAAGGCCCGGCACGACCCGGAGTTCCTGAACGAGTTCAACCGCCTGCTGAAGGACTACGCGGGCCGACCGTCGCTGCTCACCGAGGCCAAGCGCTTCGGCGAGCACGCCGGCGGCGCGCGGGTCTTCCTCAAGCGCGAAGACCTGAACCACACCGGCTCCCACAAGATCAACAACGTGCTGGGTCAGGCGCTGCTCACCAAGCGGATGGGCAAGAAGCGCGTCATCGCCGAAACCGGCGCCGGTCAGCACGGCGTCGCCACGGCGACCGCGTGCGCGCTGCTCGACCTCGACTGCGTCGTCTACATGGGCGAGGTCGACACCGAGCGCCAGGCGCTGAACGTGGCCCGCATGCGGCTGCTCGGCGCCGAGGTGATCCCGGTCAAGACCGGTTCGCGGACGCTGAAGGACGCGATCAACGAGGCGCTGCGCGACTGGGTCACCAACGCCGACACCACGCACTACCTGTTCGGCACGGCCGCCGGGCCGGCGCCGTTCCCGACGATGGTGCGCAACTTCCACCACGTCATCGGCACCGAGGCCCGCGAGCAGATCCTCGAGCAGGCCGGCCGCCTGCCCGACGTCGTCGCGGCGTGCGTCGGCGGCGGGTCGAACGCGATCGGCATCTTCTCCGGCTTCTACGACGACCCGTCCGTGCGGCTGGTCGGCCTGGAGCCGGGCGGCGAGGGCATCGAGGGCAACCGGCACGGGGCGACGCTCACGAAGGGCACTCCGGGCAACCTGCACGGCGCGATGACGTACCTGCTGCAGGACGAGGACGGCCAGACGGTCGAGTCGCACTCGATCTCGGCCGGGCTGGACTACCCGGGCGTCGGCCCGGAGCACGCGTGGCTGAAGGACACCGGCCGCGCGGAGTACCGCCCGGTCACCGACGCCGAGGCGATGGACGCGTTCAAGCTGCTCTCGCGCACCGAGGGCATCATCCCGGCGATCGAGTCGGCGCACGCGCTGGCCGGCGCGCTGGTGCTCGGCCGCGAGCTGGGGCCGGACGGGCTGATCGTGGTGAACCTCTCCGGTCGCGGCGACAAGGACATGGACACGGCGGCGAAGTGGTTCGGGCTGGTGAACGGATGA
- the trpC gene encoding indole-3-glycerol phosphate synthase TrpC, which produces MSVLEDIVAGVREDLAVRESALPFDELKIRAAAAPAPRDVMSALRESGIGVIAEVKRRSPSKGDLADIPDPAALAKDYEDGGARVISVLTEQRRFGGSLADLDAVRAAVDIPILRKDFIVSPYQVHEARLHGADMVLLIVAALEQNALVALLDRVESLGMTALVEIHNAEEADKALEAGAKVIGVNARNLHTLEVDRDVFSRLAPGLPMDVYKVAESGVRGPGDLMSYAGHGADAVLVGEGLVASGDPKGSLVKLVTAGSHPACPRPSR; this is translated from the coding sequence GTGAGCGTGCTCGAAGACATCGTCGCCGGCGTGCGGGAAGACCTCGCCGTGCGGGAATCCGCGCTGCCGTTCGACGAACTGAAGATCCGCGCGGCCGCCGCCCCGGCGCCCCGCGACGTGATGTCCGCGCTGCGTGAATCCGGCATCGGCGTGATCGCCGAGGTGAAGCGGCGCAGCCCCTCCAAGGGCGACCTGGCCGACATCCCCGACCCGGCCGCGCTGGCGAAGGACTACGAAGACGGCGGCGCGCGGGTGATCAGCGTGCTGACCGAGCAGCGCCGCTTCGGCGGGTCGCTGGCCGACCTCGACGCGGTCCGCGCCGCGGTGGACATCCCCATCCTGCGCAAGGACTTCATCGTCAGCCCGTACCAGGTGCACGAGGCCCGGCTGCACGGCGCCGACATGGTGCTGCTGATCGTCGCCGCGCTGGAGCAGAACGCGCTCGTCGCGCTGCTCGACCGCGTCGAGTCGCTCGGCATGACCGCGCTGGTGGAGATCCACAACGCCGAGGAGGCCGACAAGGCCCTCGAAGCGGGCGCCAAGGTCATCGGCGTCAACGCGCGCAACCTGCACACCCTCGAGGTGGACCGGGACGTCTTCTCGCGGCTGGCCCCCGGCCTGCCGATGGACGTCTACAAGGTCGCCGAGTCGGGTGTCCGCGGTCCGGGCGACCTGATGTCCTACGCCGGTCACGGCGCCGACGCGGTGCTGGTCGGCGAGGGTCTCGTCGCGTCCGGTGACCCGAAGGGTTCCCTGGTCAAGCTGGTCACCGCCGGATCGCACCCCGCCTGCCCGAGGCCGTCGCGGTGA
- a CDS encoding Trp biosynthesis-associated membrane protein, translating into MIVTGLLLGALALWGASRLTWFAEFRDGGVRGTVLYRETGEQQATALVPLALLALAGVAGVIATGGWARRVLGVVLALAGLAAVWTGIDGVRFGGYADGLPVSQMLIGRGLAVLGGILVAAGGLAAVKGAGKAARLGTKYAAPATRKKTRDPDAELWEALSEGEDPTDVRGRHSE; encoded by the coding sequence ATGATCGTGACCGGGCTGCTGCTCGGCGCGCTCGCGCTGTGGGGCGCGTCACGGCTGACCTGGTTCGCCGAATTCCGCGACGGCGGCGTGCGCGGCACGGTGCTGTACCGCGAGACCGGCGAGCAGCAGGCGACGGCCCTGGTGCCGCTGGCCCTGCTCGCGCTGGCCGGGGTGGCCGGGGTCATCGCGACCGGCGGCTGGGCGCGGCGCGTGCTCGGCGTCGTGCTCGCGCTGGCCGGCCTGGCGGCGGTCTGGACCGGGATCGACGGCGTCCGCTTCGGCGGCTACGCCGACGGCCTGCCGGTGTCCCAGATGCTGATCGGGCGCGGGCTGGCCGTGCTGGGGGGAATTCTCGTCGCCGCCGGCGGGTTGGCAGCCGTCAAGGGCGCGGGCAAGGCGGCGCGGCTGGGTACCAAGTACGCGGCTCCGGCGACGCGGAAGAAGACCCGCGATCCGGACGCCGAGCTGTGGGAAGCGCTGTCGGAAGGGGAGGACCCGACGGACGTCCGCGGCAGGCATTCGGAGTAA